The following are encoded together in the Hyalangium minutum genome:
- a CDS encoding tetratricopeptide repeat protein codes for MQRFAVLLGGVVLAGSALVPVSAEAAARVLGSGYGRICYEAARAGQASAQGLETCNKALAEQELEPADRAATLVNRGILHMYAKQHAQALASYEEALKVDPDLAEAYVNKGIALVNLGRDAEAVAASSRALELSPSRPELAYYTRGVAHEMLGNAKAAYNDYRQAAQLSPEWKEPQTQLQRFSVQPKGRG; via the coding sequence ATGCAAAGGTTCGCGGTGTTGCTCGGTGGAGTCGTGCTCGCGGGTTCGGCGCTGGTCCCGGTGTCCGCGGAGGCCGCGGCACGGGTGCTCGGAAGTGGCTACGGCCGCATCTGTTACGAGGCGGCCCGGGCGGGACAGGCCTCGGCGCAGGGGCTGGAGACCTGCAACAAGGCGCTGGCCGAGCAGGAGCTGGAGCCCGCCGATCGCGCGGCGACGCTGGTGAACCGGGGCATCCTCCACATGTACGCGAAGCAGCACGCGCAGGCGCTCGCCAGCTACGAGGAGGCGCTGAAGGTGGATCCGGATCTGGCCGAGGCCTACGTGAACAAGGGCATCGCGCTGGTGAACCTGGGCCGTGACGCCGAGGCGGTGGCGGCGAGCAGCCGCGCGCTGGAGCTGAGCCCCTCGCGGCCGGAGCTCGCCTACTACACGCGCGGAGTCGCCCACGAGATGCTGGGCAACGCGAAGGCCGCGTACAACGACTACCGCCAGGCCGCGCAGCTCAGCCCCGAGTGGAAGGAGCCGCAGACGCAGCTCCAGCGCTTCTCGGTGCAGCCCAAGGGCCGGGGCTGA
- a CDS encoding DcrB-related protein produces the protein MAPQTLRHGEYSVMLPSGWSDGSFIVAHGPMDRGFRTNLAITPQTLPETVTLESYVADMKDSMARTLEQYVVHKEGPARFGSLSGHLREHSFLAEGVKIGQYQLCVVTKGLARVFTYSVRAEKLSASRSTAEALFSGIQIQAAELKGGGTFKLPI, from the coding sequence ATGGCACCTCAGACGCTCCGCCACGGCGAATACTCGGTGATGCTCCCCTCCGGCTGGTCCGACGGCAGCTTCATTGTCGCCCACGGGCCTATGGATCGAGGCTTTCGTACCAATCTGGCCATCACGCCCCAGACCCTTCCCGAGACGGTGACGCTCGAGTCCTACGTGGCGGACATGAAGGATTCGATGGCGCGCACCCTGGAGCAGTACGTGGTGCACAAGGAGGGGCCGGCCCGCTTCGGCAGCCTCTCCGGCCACCTGCGGGAGCACTCGTTCCTGGCGGAGGGAGTGAAGATCGGCCAATACCAGCTGTGCGTGGTCACCAAGGGGCTGGCCCGTGTCTTCACCTACTCGGTCCGCGCGGAGAAGCTCTCGGCGAGCCGCTCCACCGCCGAGGCGCTGTTCTCGGGCATCCAGATTCAGGCGGCCGAGCTCAAGGGTGGGGGCACCTTCAAGCTCCCCATCTGA
- a CDS encoding PLP-dependent aminotransferase family protein, translating to MMSSAMVAPTPVSLRLAQRMSRMKTSAVREILKVAERPEILSFAGGLPAPELFPVEAIAQAHAEVFANEGPAAMQYSTTEGYGPLREWICAHLAQRGQRATIEQVITTAGSQQGIDLVAKVMLDPGDVVVVENPSYLAALQNFDGYQARIECVGSDDEGMKVDELEELASRCRPKLIYLVPNFHNPKGTTLSLARRHALVRFAQRHGVLILEDNPYGELRFRGEALPSLASLDDTGVVVQLGTFSKTLAPGLRIGWAVGSREMMRSLTIVKQSTDLHTATLAQRATARLLKTFDYDAHLLRLRAVYGQRCQTMLTALETSMPEGTKWTHPDGGMFLWVELPKGMRGEELLPRAIEQRVAFVPGSPFFAANPRAECIRLNYSNRPPELIEEGMRRLASVLSAQ from the coding sequence ATGATGAGCAGCGCGATGGTTGCGCCCACCCCCGTCTCCCTGCGGCTGGCCCAGCGCATGTCGCGCATGAAGACCTCGGCGGTGCGCGAAATTCTCAAGGTGGCCGAGCGCCCGGAGATTCTCTCGTTCGCAGGCGGGCTGCCGGCGCCGGAGCTGTTCCCGGTGGAGGCCATTGCCCAGGCACACGCCGAGGTGTTCGCCAACGAGGGCCCCGCGGCCATGCAGTACAGCACCACGGAGGGCTACGGCCCTCTGCGTGAGTGGATCTGCGCGCACCTGGCCCAGCGCGGTCAGCGCGCGACCATCGAGCAGGTCATCACCACGGCGGGCTCTCAGCAGGGCATCGACCTGGTGGCCAAGGTGATGTTGGACCCGGGCGACGTCGTCGTGGTTGAGAACCCCAGCTACCTGGCGGCGCTGCAGAACTTCGACGGCTACCAGGCCCGCATCGAGTGCGTGGGCAGCGACGACGAGGGCATGAAGGTGGACGAGCTGGAGGAGCTGGCCAGCCGGTGCCGCCCGAAGCTCATCTACCTCGTCCCGAACTTCCACAATCCGAAGGGGACCACCCTGTCCCTGGCACGGCGGCACGCGCTGGTGCGCTTCGCGCAGCGGCACGGGGTGCTCATCCTCGAGGACAATCCCTACGGCGAGCTGCGCTTCCGGGGCGAGGCCCTGCCCTCGCTGGCCTCGCTGGATGACACAGGCGTGGTGGTGCAGCTCGGCACGTTCTCGAAGACGCTGGCGCCGGGGCTGCGGATCGGCTGGGCGGTGGGCTCGCGGGAGATGATGCGCAGCCTCACCATCGTGAAGCAGTCCACGGACCTGCACACGGCGACGCTGGCGCAGCGGGCCACGGCGCGGCTGCTGAAGACGTTCGACTACGACGCGCACCTGCTGCGGCTGAGGGCGGTGTACGGGCAGCGCTGCCAGACGATGCTGACGGCGCTGGAGACGTCCATGCCCGAGGGCACGAAGTGGACGCACCCGGACGGCGGCATGTTCCTGTGGGTGGAGCTGCCCAAGGGCATGCGGGGCGAGGAACTGCTGCCCCGCGCCATCGAGCAGCGGGTGGCGTTCGTGCCGGGCAGCCCGTTCTTCGCGGCGAACCCGAGGGCCGAGTGCATCCGCCTGAACTACTCCAACCGCCCGCCCGAGCTGATTGAAGAGGGCATGCGGCGGCTGGCCTCGGTGCTGTCGGCGCAGTAG
- a CDS encoding ABC transporter substrate-binding protein/permease, whose amino-acid sequence MELTACGQKEGSGLERVQRAGVLRWGADAQGGEPYAMEDPEHPGQYRGFEVELADALARELGVRAEFVQNDWSSLIPTLERGGSFDVALNGIEVTPARTGRVLFTRPYYLFQLRLMVRQGDSSITGLEALRGLRVGTLSNSQAWEMLLRTGAQAVPYEGVQEPYIDLEQGRLDAVLMDDIIAQQYGMTRPGLRVVGDVGEGYYAIAVRPGEDDLRQALDDALGRIARSGELREILRRWNIDNAAEQRMVEWTEAQSRELFSQTVTAHMGWSQILLFLQAALVTLLVSVGAMVLAIPLGMLLALGRLYGPRWLGGLTTAYVELLRGTPVLLQLYVLYYGLAAVLRLDPLSAAILGLGLNYAAYEAEVYRAGILAVPKGQLEAALALGMPTPLALRRVVIPQAFRVALPGVTNDFIALLKDSSLVSVISVVELTKRMTITAVDVRSWLLPGALCAALYLAMSYPLSRLARTLEAKLERA is encoded by the coding sequence ATGGAACTGACGGCCTGTGGCCAGAAGGAGGGTTCCGGGCTCGAACGCGTGCAGCGTGCCGGTGTGCTGCGCTGGGGCGCCGATGCGCAAGGCGGCGAGCCCTATGCCATGGAGGATCCCGAGCACCCCGGCCAGTACCGGGGTTTCGAGGTGGAACTGGCCGATGCCCTCGCCCGCGAGCTGGGCGTGCGCGCCGAGTTCGTCCAGAACGACTGGTCCAGCCTCATCCCCACGCTTGAGCGCGGTGGCTCGTTCGACGTCGCCCTGAACGGCATCGAAGTGACTCCCGCCCGCACCGGCCGCGTCCTCTTCACGCGCCCGTATTACCTCTTCCAGCTCCGGCTCATGGTGCGGCAGGGCGACTCCAGCATCACCGGCCTGGAGGCGCTGCGCGGGCTGCGCGTGGGCACGCTCTCCAACTCCCAGGCTTGGGAGATGCTCTTGCGCACCGGCGCCCAGGCTGTCCCCTACGAGGGCGTCCAGGAGCCCTATATCGATCTGGAGCAAGGCCGCCTGGATGCCGTGCTCATGGACGACATCATCGCCCAACAATACGGGATGACGCGCCCCGGCCTGCGCGTGGTGGGCGACGTGGGCGAGGGCTACTACGCCATCGCCGTGCGCCCCGGCGAGGACGACCTGCGTCAGGCGTTGGATGATGCGCTGGGCCGCATCGCTCGCTCCGGCGAGCTCCGGGAGATCCTCCGCCGCTGGAACATCGACAACGCCGCCGAGCAGCGCATGGTGGAGTGGACCGAGGCCCAGTCCCGTGAGCTGTTCTCGCAGACCGTCACCGCCCACATGGGCTGGAGCCAGATCCTCCTCTTCCTACAGGCCGCGCTCGTCACGCTGCTCGTGTCCGTGGGCGCCATGGTGCTCGCCATTCCCCTGGGCATGCTGCTGGCCCTGGGGCGTCTCTACGGGCCTCGCTGGCTGGGGGGCCTCACCACCGCCTACGTCGAGCTGCTCCGGGGCACCCCCGTGTTGCTCCAGCTCTATGTCCTGTATTACGGCCTCGCAGCCGTGCTGAGGCTGGACCCCCTGAGTGCCGCCATCCTGGGGTTGGGGCTCAACTACGCCGCTTACGAAGCCGAGGTGTACCGCGCGGGCATCCTGGCCGTGCCCAAGGGCCAGCTGGAGGCTGCGCTCGCGCTGGGCATGCCTACCCCCCTGGCGCTCAGGCGGGTGGTGATCCCCCAGGCCTTCCGGGTGGCCTTGCCTGGAGTGACGAATGACTTCATTGCATTGCTGAAGGACAGCTCGCTGGTGTCGGTGATCTCGGTGGTGGAGCTGACCAAGCGCATGACGATCACCGCGGTGGATGTGCGGAGTTGGTTGTTGCCAGGCGCGCTGTGCGCGGCGCTCTACCTGGCGATGAGCTACCCCTTGTCCCGCCTCGCGCGCACGCTCGAGGCGAAGCTGGAGCGGGCATGA
- a CDS encoding crotonase/enoyl-CoA hydratase family protein, whose translation MSVQIEKSGPVTTVILHRPEVRNAVDGPTARALVEAFEAFDADPDAKVGVFYGEGGTFCAGADLKAVAEGRLPHLAPEGDGPMGPSRMLLSKPVIAAVTGHAVAGGLELALWCDLRVAEEDAVLGVFCRRWGVPLIDGGTVRLPRLIGLSRALDLILTGRPVSAQEALGMGLVNRVVPKGQTRAAAEALARELAAFPQACMNADRRSAYEQASLPLEAALRQEFLRGVQVLETESLSGAQRFAQGAGRHGKFE comes from the coding sequence ATGAGTGTCCAGATCGAGAAGAGCGGCCCCGTCACCACCGTCATCCTCCACCGCCCCGAGGTGCGCAACGCCGTGGATGGCCCCACGGCGAGAGCGCTGGTGGAGGCCTTCGAGGCGTTCGACGCGGATCCGGACGCGAAGGTGGGGGTGTTCTACGGAGAGGGAGGCACGTTCTGCGCGGGCGCGGACCTGAAGGCCGTGGCCGAGGGGCGGCTGCCGCACCTGGCCCCAGAGGGAGACGGGCCCATGGGCCCCTCGCGGATGCTGCTGAGCAAGCCGGTGATCGCAGCGGTGACAGGGCACGCGGTGGCGGGGGGCTTGGAGCTGGCGCTCTGGTGTGATCTCCGGGTGGCAGAGGAGGACGCGGTGCTGGGCGTCTTCTGCCGACGCTGGGGCGTGCCACTGATTGACGGTGGGACGGTGCGGCTGCCCCGGCTGATCGGCCTGTCACGGGCGCTGGACCTGATCCTGACGGGGCGGCCGGTGTCCGCGCAGGAGGCGCTGGGCATGGGGCTGGTGAATCGGGTGGTGCCCAAGGGCCAAACCCGAGCGGCGGCCGAGGCGCTGGCGAGGGAGCTCGCGGCCTTCCCACAGGCCTGCATGAACGCGGACCGCCGCTCCGCCTACGAGCAGGCCTCGCTGCCGCTGGAGGCCGCGCTCCGGCAGGAATTTCTCCGTGGCGTCCAGGTACTGGAGACCGAGTCTCTTTCCGGAGCCCAGCGCTTCGCCCAGGGAGCAGGCAGACACGGCAAGTTCGAGTAG
- a CDS encoding pectin acetylesterase-family hydrolase, which produces MKRLLFPGLLALMLVPAAARAEVLLPAIIDVLVDGGNNYAWQKVALPGTVCGNGSQYKFWIRKTSSPNLLFLFEGGGACWDYDTCSGRAGVLGAANPNGISDDYITQFTAKYVSPIVNGADPGLPLRDKRELVTKDWNIVYMPYCTGDVHVGNNTATYVDQTGANPPLVWRHNGYANTIAAANYAKTQFPSVQKLLVTGYSAGGAATSSSYYFVRRIINPARGYLLNDSGPIFLAANVNDLSRGLHTQIRQSWNMNSVFAQLPGTFDQNNFGSINRMVAQEFPNDQLAYTGYTQDYNYSRFSYERFKTPNDEASVHNYWKQDQDRLVAELNLYNNFSYFIPHHRPINASHCSTVITFIGAHACQRMEKKRWYEYIDSPWQSWKCNSEFVPMDVFLKRWIADNQRVRIYEPQNGYNNEDPGMSAVAGLINMALGG; this is translated from the coding sequence ATGAAGCGACTTCTCTTTCCAGGGCTGCTGGCCCTGATGCTGGTGCCCGCGGCGGCACGCGCCGAAGTGCTGCTGCCGGCCATCATCGACGTGTTGGTGGACGGCGGTAACAACTATGCCTGGCAGAAGGTGGCCCTGCCGGGAACGGTGTGCGGCAACGGCTCGCAGTACAAGTTCTGGATCCGCAAGACGAGCTCGCCCAACCTGCTGTTCCTGTTCGAAGGTGGCGGTGCGTGCTGGGACTACGACACGTGTAGCGGCCGTGCGGGCGTGCTGGGCGCGGCGAACCCGAACGGCATCAGCGACGACTACATCACCCAGTTCACGGCGAAGTACGTATCGCCCATCGTGAACGGGGCGGACCCGGGCCTGCCGCTGCGCGACAAGCGCGAGCTGGTCACCAAGGACTGGAACATCGTCTACATGCCGTACTGCACGGGCGACGTGCACGTGGGCAACAACACGGCCACGTACGTGGACCAAACGGGGGCCAACCCGCCGCTGGTGTGGCGCCACAACGGGTATGCGAACACGATTGCGGCGGCGAACTACGCGAAGACGCAGTTCCCGTCGGTGCAGAAGCTGCTGGTGACGGGCTACAGCGCGGGCGGCGCGGCGACCTCCTCGTCGTACTACTTCGTGCGCCGCATCATCAACCCGGCGCGCGGCTACCTACTGAACGACTCGGGCCCCATCTTCCTGGCGGCGAACGTGAATGACTTGTCGCGCGGGCTGCACACGCAGATCCGCCAGTCGTGGAACATGAACTCGGTGTTCGCGCAGCTGCCGGGGACGTTCGATCAGAACAACTTCGGCAGCATCAACCGGATGGTGGCGCAGGAGTTCCCGAACGACCAGCTGGCGTACACGGGCTACACGCAGGACTACAACTACTCGCGCTTCTCGTACGAGCGCTTCAAGACGCCGAACGACGAGGCGTCGGTGCACAACTACTGGAAGCAGGATCAGGACCGGCTGGTGGCGGAGCTGAACCTGTACAACAACTTCAGCTACTTCATCCCGCACCACCGGCCCATCAACGCGAGCCACTGCAGCACGGTGATCACGTTCATTGGCGCGCACGCGTGCCAGCGGATGGAGAAGAAGCGCTGGTACGAGTACATCGATTCGCCTTGGCAGAGCTGGAAGTGCAACAGCGAGTTCGTGCCGATGGACGTGTTCCTGAAGCGGTGGATCGCGGACAACCAGCGCGTGCGCATCTACGAGCCGCAGAACGGGTACAACAACGAGGACCCGGGCATGAGCGCGGTGGCGGGTCTGATCAACATGGCGCTCGGCGGCTAA
- a CDS encoding choice-of-anchor A family protein, with product MRTSFKKNWNPAKTFGLLGVSLLMACGELSSEESTSKGAAQSASVSAEAAPQLSPEPTPEPSPEPSCLNVNLDDYNLFVLGNYSGGHDVVGKVAVGGNMSMTDFAVGSGLETSDTVNTLVVGGNLSLSRGAVFGDVHYGGALTVDPSVTLPRGSAAQGSPIDFVARGQQLRQLSSQLGAMPANGTTRRENWGGIFLRGTSATTNVVDLNASALTGAKLLSIEAPANSFVVVNIRGASATFTGFGIQFSGGINQHGVLFNFVDTTRVDAQGFGFWGTVLAPQAHVAFSNGSFDGGIYAASFEGNAEGHINRLDDQTLCPPPTPQCVRVSLNDYNLFLLGNYTGGHDVVGKVAVGGNMSMTDFAVGSGLETSDTVNTLVVGGNLSLSRGAVFGDVHYGGALTIDPSVTLPRGSAAQGSPIDFAARGQQLRQLSSQLGAMPANGTTRRENWGGIFLRGTSATTNVVDVDASALTGAKLLSIEAPADSLVVVNIRGASATFTGFGIQFGGGINQHGVLFNFVDTTRVDAQGFGFWGTVLAPQAHVAFSNGSFDGGIYAVSFEGNAEGHINLLNEKTACR from the coding sequence ATGCGCACGTCCTTCAAGAAGAACTGGAACCCTGCCAAGACCTTCGGCCTGTTGGGAGTGTCCCTCCTGATGGCCTGCGGTGAGCTGTCGTCGGAGGAGAGCACCTCGAAGGGTGCGGCTCAGTCCGCTTCCGTGTCCGCAGAGGCCGCGCCGCAGCTCTCTCCCGAGCCCACCCCTGAGCCCTCTCCTGAGCCGTCCTGCCTCAACGTGAACCTGGACGACTACAACCTGTTCGTTCTGGGCAACTACAGCGGCGGGCACGACGTGGTGGGCAAGGTGGCTGTCGGCGGCAACATGAGCATGACCGACTTCGCCGTGGGCTCGGGCCTGGAGACCAGCGACACGGTCAACACCCTGGTGGTCGGTGGAAACCTCTCCCTATCTCGCGGTGCGGTCTTCGGGGATGTGCACTACGGCGGCGCACTCACCGTCGATCCGTCGGTGACGCTGCCGCGCGGCTCGGCGGCTCAGGGCTCGCCCATCGACTTCGTGGCCCGTGGGCAGCAACTGCGCCAGCTGTCCTCTCAGCTGGGCGCGATGCCGGCCAACGGCACCACCCGCCGTGAGAACTGGGGCGGCATCTTCCTGCGCGGCACCAGCGCCACCACCAACGTGGTGGACCTGAATGCCAGCGCCTTGACCGGCGCCAAGCTGCTGTCCATCGAGGCTCCTGCCAACTCGTTCGTGGTGGTGAACATCCGCGGCGCCTCGGCCACCTTCACCGGCTTCGGCATCCAGTTCAGCGGCGGCATCAACCAGCACGGCGTGCTCTTCAACTTCGTGGACACCACCCGCGTCGATGCTCAGGGCTTCGGCTTCTGGGGCACAGTGCTGGCCCCTCAGGCCCACGTCGCCTTCAGCAACGGCAGCTTCGATGGTGGCATCTACGCCGCCTCCTTCGAGGGCAACGCCGAGGGCCACATCAACCGCCTCGACGATCAGACCCTCTGCCCCCCGCCGACTCCGCAGTGCGTCCGGGTGAGCCTGAATGACTACAACCTGTTCCTGCTGGGCAACTACACCGGCGGGCACGATGTGGTGGGCAAGGTGGCTGTCGGCGGCAACATGAGCATGACCGACTTCGCCGTGGGCTCGGGCCTGGAGACCAGCGATACGGTCAACACCCTGGTGGTCGGTGGCAACCTCTCCCTGTCCCGTGGCGCGGTCTTCGGGGATGTGCACTACGGCGGCGCGCTCACCATCGATCCGTCGGTGACGCTGCCGCGCGGCTCGGCTGCTCAGGGCTCGCCCATCGACTTCGCGGCCCGTGGGCAGCAGCTGCGCCAGCTGTCCTCCCAGCTGGGCGCGATGCCGGCCAATGGCACCACCCGCCGTGAGAACTGGGGCGGCATCTTCCTGCGCGGCACCAGCGCCACCACCAACGTGGTGGACGTGGATGCCAGCGCCTTGACCGGTGCCAAGCTGCTGTCCATCGAGGCTCCTGCCGACTCGCTGGTGGTGGTGAACATCCGCGGCGCCTCGGCCACCTTCACCGGCTTCGGCATCCAGTTCGGTGGCGGCATCAACCAGCACGGCGTGCTCTTCAACTTCGTGGACACCACCCGCGTCGATGCTCAGGGCTTCGGCTTCTGGGGCACGGTGCTGGCGCCCCAGGCTCACGTCGCCTTCAGCAATGGCAGCTTCGATGGTGGCATCTACGCCGTCTCCTTCGAGGGCAACGCCGAGGGCCACATCAACCTCCTGAACGAGAAGACCGCCTGCCGGTAG
- a CDS encoding Lrp/AsnC family transcriptional regulator, which translates to MDTTDYRIVDMLQKDGRATQLEIARAINLSQPATAERIRKLESNGVITGYTAQVDATKLGKDITAFIGVTIEHPKYFENFSKKVLELPEILEAHRVAGQDSYLLKVKTSNTKSLDQLLVETLRTIEGVTRTHTTIVLTSIKEETHVHVSPEHLRGD; encoded by the coding sequence ATGGATACCACCGATTACCGCATCGTGGACATGCTGCAGAAGGACGGGCGGGCGACTCAGCTTGAGATCGCCCGGGCGATCAACCTGTCCCAGCCAGCCACCGCCGAGCGCATCCGCAAGCTCGAGAGCAACGGCGTCATCACCGGCTACACGGCCCAGGTGGATGCCACCAAGCTCGGCAAGGACATCACCGCCTTCATCGGGGTGACCATCGAGCACCCGAAGTATTTCGAAAACTTCTCCAAGAAGGTCTTGGAGCTGCCGGAGATCCTCGAGGCCCACCGCGTGGCCGGCCAGGACTCCTACCTCCTCAAGGTGAAGACGTCGAACACGAAGAGCCTGGATCAGCTCCTCGTGGAGACGCTGCGCACCATCGAGGGCGTCACCCGGACTCACACCACCATTGTTCTGACTTCCATCAAGGAGGAGACGCACGTTCACGTCTCCCCCGAGCACCTGAGAGGAGACTGA
- a CDS encoding MFS transporter, with protein MTSAATAAPAPSSALRNPGFRIFLLTFLLAMMADNVEHVISYWVAYQKFHSAALGGFAVVSHWLPFLVFSVPVGALNDRFDSRRLIQCGMVLFIIASAGWGYFFVTDSLQVWHAMVLLTLHGCAGVLWSTSSQMLLYDIVGPVSLASAVRLNATARYLGFLVGPSVGSIIMRTLGPTWGIFLNTVFYLPLLLWMTGAPYGRHFRGAATGPKRAVRGLADIVQTVRDVRELPVVAAMVLLAGAASFFIGNSYQAQMPGFAQDLGHGDPGLTYTLLLGADAAGALLAGILLETRGTWLRTEVASAIKLAFLWGCALFTFSFMRAYPAAIVVLFLAGFLELSFSSMTQALVQLNAPDAIRGRVLGLFSMSASGLRAFSGITVGLLGSVTNIHVSLAVSALAFVTVAGVLLFRRRAQSTAVG; from the coding sequence ATGACCTCCGCTGCAACCGCAGCCCCTGCGCCTTCGAGCGCGCTGCGCAACCCGGGCTTTCGAATCTTCCTGCTCACGTTCCTGCTGGCCATGATGGCCGACAACGTCGAGCACGTGATCAGCTACTGGGTGGCCTACCAGAAGTTCCACTCGGCGGCGCTGGGGGGATTCGCGGTGGTGTCCCACTGGCTGCCCTTCTTGGTGTTCTCGGTGCCGGTGGGGGCGCTCAATGACCGGTTCGACTCCCGGCGCCTCATCCAGTGCGGAATGGTGCTCTTCATCATCGCCTCCGCGGGCTGGGGGTACTTCTTCGTCACGGACTCCCTGCAGGTGTGGCACGCGATGGTGCTGCTCACCCTCCACGGCTGCGCGGGCGTGCTGTGGAGCACCTCCAGTCAGATGTTGCTCTACGACATCGTGGGGCCGGTGTCCCTGGCCAGCGCGGTGCGCCTGAACGCCACGGCGCGCTACCTCGGATTCCTGGTGGGCCCCAGCGTGGGCAGCATCATCATGCGGACGCTCGGGCCCACCTGGGGCATCTTCCTCAACACGGTGTTCTATCTGCCCCTGCTGCTCTGGATGACGGGCGCGCCCTATGGCCGGCACTTCCGCGGGGCGGCCACGGGCCCCAAGCGGGCCGTCCGGGGGCTCGCCGACATCGTGCAGACGGTCCGCGACGTGCGCGAGCTGCCCGTGGTGGCGGCCATGGTGCTGCTGGCGGGGGCGGCGTCCTTCTTCATCGGCAACAGCTACCAGGCGCAGATGCCGGGCTTCGCGCAGGACCTGGGCCATGGAGACCCCGGGCTGACCTACACGCTCCTGCTGGGAGCGGATGCGGCCGGAGCCCTGCTCGCGGGCATCCTGCTCGAGACACGGGGGACGTGGCTGCGCACCGAGGTGGCCTCCGCGATCAAGCTGGCCTTCCTGTGGGGCTGCGCGCTCTTCACGTTCTCGTTCATGCGTGCATACCCAGCGGCCATTGTCGTGCTCTTCCTGGCCGGTTTCCTGGAGCTGTCCTTCAGCAGCATGACCCAGGCGCTGGTCCAGCTGAATGCGCCGGACGCCATCCGTGGCCGCGTGCTGGGACTCTTCAGCATGTCGGCCTCCGGTCTGCGGGCCTTCAGCGGCATCACCGTGGGGCTCCTGGGGAGTGTCACCAACATTCACGTCTCACTCGCCGTGTCCGCCCTGGCCTTTGTGACAGTGGCGGGCGTGCTGCTCTTCCGGCGCCGCGCTCAGAGCACGGCGGTAGGCTGA
- a CDS encoding amino acid ABC transporter ATP-binding protein encodes MIEVRELTKRYADRTVLNGISATFEKGEAVALLGPSGGGKSTLLRCLNGLESFDTGSVKVGDCVLEPGHARAQSAQLWGVRRRVGFVFQQWHLFAHRTTLGNVIEAPVHVKGQSVKEATERAKALLAKVGMSHREGAYPSELSGGEQQRVAIARALAMDPEVLLLDEPTSALDPERVGELVALLEQLRSEGLTIVTVTHEMRFAQELASRVLVLHGGNIIEEGTPGRVLTHPRHERTRAFLGLGPAIAS; translated from the coding sequence ATGATCGAGGTTCGAGAGCTGACCAAGCGGTACGCGGATCGCACCGTCCTCAACGGCATCAGCGCCACCTTCGAGAAGGGCGAGGCGGTGGCCCTCCTGGGCCCCTCCGGCGGCGGCAAGAGCACCCTGCTGCGCTGCCTCAATGGCCTGGAGTCCTTCGATACCGGCTCGGTGAAGGTGGGTGACTGCGTGCTCGAGCCCGGCCATGCCCGCGCCCAGTCGGCCCAGCTCTGGGGCGTGCGGCGGCGCGTGGGCTTCGTCTTTCAGCAGTGGCACCTGTTCGCGCACCGCACCACGCTCGGCAACGTCATCGAGGCGCCCGTTCACGTGAAGGGCCAGAGCGTGAAGGAAGCGACCGAGCGGGCGAAGGCGCTCCTGGCCAAGGTGGGCATGTCCCACCGCGAGGGCGCCTACCCCTCGGAGCTGTCCGGCGGCGAGCAGCAGCGCGTGGCCATCGCCCGCGCCCTGGCCATGGATCCCGAGGTGCTCCTCCTGGACGAGCCCACCAGCGCGCTGGACCCGGAGCGGGTGGGGGAGCTGGTGGCGCTCCTGGAGCAGCTTCGCTCCGAGGGGCTCACCATCGTCACGGTGACTCACGAGATGCGCTTCGCCCAGGAGCTGGCCTCGCGCGTCCTGGTGCTGCACGGCGGGAACATCATCGAGGAGGGGACGCCGGGCCGCGTCCTCACCCACCCCCGGCACGAGCGGACCCGGGCCTTCCTGGGGCTCGGGCCCGCCATCGCGAGCTGA